The following proteins are encoded in a genomic region of Dokdonia donghaensis DSW-1:
- a CDS encoding S9 family peptidase, translating to MRLHTFLIAVFLLAIQSATAQKKQISLEDIWKNGTFRAERLQSIHSMANGQEYAVQNFDRATRTGSVDIYSYDTGKKVRTAVSSADIEGLDYFISYEFSDDEKQVLLATKLQSIFRRSTLGEYYVWNTLSRKLTKVSDDLIQEPTFSPDGKKIAYGKDNNLFVFDIASGATQQLTTDGKKNSIINGITDWVYEEEFGFVRAFDWSADSKKIAYIRFDESEVPEFSMDVYGNKLYQTQTVFKYPKAGEPNAKVSLRLHNLDTGDSRKAKDVEINLGDNAGYYIPRISWSKDSNVLSVQTLNRHQDTLKLSLFNASTYQTTLAVLETDKAYVDVTDNLTFLDDNSFIWTSEKDGWNHIYHHNADGSLKNQVTSGNWEVTGYYGYDAGTKRIFYQSSENGSINRGVYAIGLNGKKKQALADKEGTNSADFSANYSNFIHTYSNTTTPYRFTLNSAKDGKQIRVIKDNQALKDLYAGYDISPKEFFEIDVNGVSLNAYMIKPTDFDPSKKYPMFMTQYSGPGSQSVANKWDTSNDYWFHMLAQNDYIVVCVDPRGTGLKGRDFKKVTQKELGKYEVQDQIAAAKELSKRAYIDEDRTGIWGWSYGGFMASNCLFQGADTFEMAIAVAPVTSWRFYDTIYTERYMQTPQENASGYDNNSPMSHVSKLEGDFLLVHGSADDNVHVQNATRLVESLVQANKQFDYFNYPDKNHGIYGGNTRLHLFTMMTDFIKEKL from the coding sequence ATGAGATTACATACCTTTTTGATTGCTGTATTTCTTCTTGCAATCCAGAGCGCAACTGCGCAAAAAAAACAAATAAGCCTTGAAGATATTTGGAAAAATGGCACTTTTAGAGCAGAGCGACTACAGTCTATACACTCTATGGCAAATGGTCAAGAGTATGCTGTACAAAACTTTGATAGAGCAACCCGCACAGGTAGTGTAGATATTTACAGCTATGATACGGGCAAGAAAGTGCGTACGGCTGTAAGTAGTGCAGATATCGAGGGGCTTGATTACTTTATAAGCTATGAGTTTAGTGATGATGAGAAGCAGGTGTTACTGGCTACAAAATTGCAATCTATCTTTAGAAGATCTACGCTGGGAGAATATTATGTGTGGAATACGCTTTCGCGAAAGCTGACTAAAGTATCTGACGATCTTATTCAAGAACCTACATTTTCACCAGACGGAAAGAAAATCGCTTATGGAAAGGATAATAACCTCTTTGTATTTGATATAGCCTCTGGAGCAACACAACAACTCACTACAGATGGAAAGAAAAATAGCATCATAAACGGAATCACTGACTGGGTGTATGAAGAAGAATTTGGCTTTGTGCGCGCCTTTGACTGGAGTGCAGATAGTAAGAAAATTGCTTACATACGTTTTGATGAGAGTGAAGTTCCAGAATTCTCAATGGATGTATATGGTAATAAATTATACCAGACACAGACTGTTTTTAAATACCCAAAAGCTGGAGAGCCTAACGCAAAAGTCAGCCTACGCTTGCATAACCTAGATACAGGTGATAGTCGTAAAGCAAAAGATGTAGAAATTAATCTAGGTGATAACGCAGGGTACTACATACCACGCATCTCTTGGTCAAAAGATTCTAATGTACTTTCTGTACAAACACTTAATCGTCATCAAGATACTTTAAAGCTTTCGCTTTTTAATGCGAGCACCTACCAGACTACACTTGCCGTGCTAGAAACAGATAAAGCATATGTAGATGTGACAGATAATCTTACTTTTCTAGATGACAATAGCTTTATCTGGACAAGCGAAAAAGATGGATGGAATCACATCTATCACCATAATGCAGATGGGTCTTTAAAAAATCAAGTAACTTCTGGTAATTGGGAAGTGACTGGTTATTATGGTTATGATGCCGGTACAAAACGTATTTTTTACCAAAGCTCAGAAAATGGTTCTATTAACCGTGGTGTGTATGCTATAGGTCTTAATGGTAAAAAGAAACAAGCCCTTGCAGATAAAGAAGGAACTAACAGTGCAGACTTTAGTGCAAACTACAGCAACTTTATACATACATACTCAAATACAACAACACCATACCGCTTTACACTTAACAGCGCAAAAGATGGAAAGCAAATACGCGTTATAAAAGATAATCAAGCCTTAAAAGATTTATATGCAGGTTATGATATCTCTCCAAAAGAATTTTTTGAGATAGATGTAAATGGAGTATCGCTTAACGCTTATATGATTAAGCCTACAGATTTTGATCCATCTAAAAAGTACCCTATGTTTATGACACAATATTCTGGACCAGGGTCACAGAGTGTGGCAAATAAGTGGGATACGTCTAACGATTACTGGTTTCATATGCTAGCACAAAACGACTACATTGTAGTTTGTGTAGATCCAAGAGGAACCGGATTAAAAGGGCGTGACTTTAAAAAAGTAACTCAAAAAGAGCTAGGTAAGTACGAAGTACAAGACCAGATTGCTGCAGCAAAAGAGTTGAGCAAGCGTGCTTACATAGATGAAGATCGTACAGGTATCTGGGGATGGAGTTATGGAGGTTTTATGGCCTCAAATTGTCTTTTTCAAGGAGCAGATACCTTTGAGATGGCTATAGCTGTTGCACCGGTAACATCGTGGAGATTTTATGACACTATATACACAGAGCGTTATATGCAAACCCCACAAGAAAACGCAAGTGGTTATGATAATAACTCACCTATGAGTCACGTGAGTAAGCTAGAGGGAGACTTTTTACTAGTGCACGGTAGTGCAGATGATAATGTGCACGTGCAAAACGCAACGCGACTTGTAGAATCACTAGTACAGGCAAACAAGCAGTTTGATTACTTCAACTATCCAGATAAAAATCACGGTATTTACGGAGGTAACACACGTTTACACCTATTTACAATGATGACAGATTTTATCAAAGAAAAACTTTAG
- a CDS encoding hydroxymethylglutaryl-CoA reductase, degradative — translation MTKAISGFSKLSKTEKITWLTTNFFNNSETATQTLTSYWNTDAKLQQLHDEFIENTITNYYLPLGVAPNFTINDTIYTIPMAIEESSVVAAASKAGKFWQERGGFKTTVLGTTKVGQVHFTYDGDKEDLQQYFDKITPKLNEDVEEITVNMKKRGGGIKNIALRDKTAAVDDYYQLHCTFETLDAMGANFINSCLEQFATTFKEGFEADARFRESGNTLDIIMSILSNYVPDCLVRAEVSCPVDQLTEKDIDGETFAKKFVQAVTIAEEEPYRAVTHNKGIMNGIDAVILATGNDFRAVEAGVHAYAARDGQYRSLTHASIKDGIFTFWMEIPLALGTVGGLTKLHPLVKWSMELLGNPSAKELMQIVAVAGLAQNFAALKSLTTTGIQQGHMKMHLMNILNQMNATPDEKQQTINHFKSNIVTHSAVVTFIDELRS, via the coding sequence ATGACAAAGGCGATATCTGGTTTTTCTAAACTATCAAAAACTGAGAAGATTACGTGGCTTACCACAAACTTCTTTAACAATTCTGAGACAGCAACCCAGACTTTAACCTCATACTGGAACACAGATGCAAAGCTCCAGCAACTGCACGATGAGTTTATAGAAAACACCATCACAAATTACTACCTACCCCTAGGAGTAGCGCCTAATTTTACCATAAACGACACCATCTACACCATCCCGATGGCTATAGAAGAAAGCTCTGTAGTTGCTGCGGCGAGTAAGGCTGGTAAATTCTGGCAAGAGAGAGGCGGCTTTAAAACTACCGTTCTAGGCACCACTAAGGTAGGACAGGTACACTTTACTTATGATGGTGATAAAGAAGACTTACAGCAGTACTTTGATAAAATCACACCAAAGCTCAATGAAGATGTAGAAGAGATTACGGTTAATATGAAAAAACGTGGTGGCGGCATAAAAAACATCGCCCTACGAGATAAAACAGCCGCTGTAGATGATTACTACCAGCTGCACTGCACCTTTGAGACGCTAGATGCAATGGGTGCAAACTTCATAAACAGCTGTTTGGAGCAATTTGCAACCACTTTTAAAGAAGGGTTTGAGGCAGATGCCCGCTTTCGCGAAAGCGGAAACACATTAGATATCATTATGTCCATTTTATCTAACTATGTTCCAGATTGCCTTGTACGTGCAGAGGTAAGTTGTCCTGTAGACCAGCTCACCGAAAAAGATATAGACGGTGAGACCTTTGCCAAAAAATTTGTTCAAGCAGTTACCATTGCCGAAGAAGAACCTTATCGAGCTGTCACCCACAACAAAGGAATAATGAACGGTATTGATGCCGTAATACTTGCAACTGGTAATGACTTTAGGGCAGTTGAGGCAGGCGTACACGCGTACGCAGCAAGAGATGGACAGTATAGAAGCCTTACCCACGCAAGCATAAAGGATGGCATTTTTACCTTCTGGATGGAGATACCACTAGCGCTAGGTACTGTAGGAGGCCTTACTAAACTGCACCCACTTGTTAAGTGGAGTATGGAATTACTGGGTAACCCTTCTGCAAAAGAGCTTATGCAAATTGTTGCAGTCGCCGGTCTAGCTCAAAACTTTGCAGCACTTAAGTCGCTCACCACAACTGGCATACAGCAAGGGCATATGAAAATGCACCTTATGAACATTTTAAACCAGATGAATGCGACTCCAGATGAGAAGCAACAAACGATAAATCACTTTAAATCAAACATCGTTACTCATAGTGCAGTTGTCACTTTTATAGACGAACTACGCTCATAA
- a CDS encoding GYDIA family GHMP kinase, producing the protein MKHHYYSHGKLLLTSEYLVLDGAQALALPTKKGQHLDIKPIDQEAIIWRSYLSTGELWLDYKFSFPLDSNDGRGDAIYERLLSILQAAQKLNNSFLNTRQGYGIESTLEFQKDWGLGSSSTLLANIARWASVDPYKLLDMTFGGSGYDIACATTESALIYQKTNTTPIVTPVTYSPHFKEELYFVYLNKKQNSRESIQHYRSLDQNALAEERARFSRFTQDLLSCKSIVAFEKLLSEHEDNLSRILKTPTIKTQLFADYPRAIKSLGGWGGDFVLAIGTASQMDYFRNKGYDTIVPYKEMILGE; encoded by the coding sequence TTGAAACACCATTATTACAGTCACGGCAAACTATTACTCACCTCAGAATATCTTGTTCTAGATGGGGCACAAGCACTAGCGCTACCAACAAAAAAGGGACAGCATCTAGATATAAAGCCCATAGATCAAGAAGCAATCATATGGCGTAGTTATTTAAGCACTGGAGAGCTGTGGTTAGATTATAAGTTTAGCTTTCCCTTAGATAGTAATGATGGAAGAGGAGATGCCATTTACGAGCGCCTTTTAAGTATTTTACAAGCTGCACAAAAACTCAACAACTCATTTTTAAATACACGACAAGGCTATGGGATCGAGAGTACACTAGAATTTCAAAAAGACTGGGGGCTAGGCTCCTCTTCTACTCTACTCGCAAACATTGCCAGATGGGCCTCTGTAGACCCTTACAAGCTACTTGATATGACCTTTGGAGGTAGCGGGTATGATATCGCTTGCGCCACAACAGAGAGCGCTCTCATCTATCAAAAAACCAACACGACACCTATAGTCACACCCGTGACATATAGCCCGCATTTTAAGGAAGAACTTTACTTTGTTTATCTTAATAAGAAACAAAATAGTAGAGAGAGCATACAACATTATAGGAGTCTTGATCAAAACGCCCTAGCTGAGGAGAGGGCTAGATTTTCTAGATTTACACAAGACCTTTTGAGTTGTAAATCCATTGTGGCTTTTGAAAAACTACTTTCAGAACACGAGGATAATTTGTCTCGCATTCTTAAAACACCCACAATAAAAACACAACTTTTTGCAGATTATCCTCGCGCTATAAAAAGCTTAGGAGGCTGGGGAGGTGACTTTGTTTTGGCAATAGGAACAGCTTCTCAAATGGATTATTTTAGAAACAAAGGGTATGATACTATCGTGCCTTATAAAGAAATGATACTGGGGGAATAA
- a CDS encoding peptidylprolyl isomerase, whose product MAILNKIRSKSIFLIIIIALALFAFIFSSILDSGGFNADKQNRVASINGVNLDREDFATKVEAQTRRAGANSSTTKAVNAVWEQEVNRVLLEEQYEELGIQVGKDRTQELLKQALQNDVRFQDGDGFFSEAKMQEFIATLKDSQNPGDYQSWLVFEESLRNQEKQEIYYNLVRAGVGATLKDGEVAYKLDNNTVDIQYVQMLYTSVPDEEAPVSKDEIQDYVNEHKDEFQTEETRSIRFVKFVEEASLEDENALKAELSKLRNEYTARNGATGVTETFAGFDKTEEIEEFLIDNSDVPFVDRWFFKKDLPSTNADTLFALGKGGVYGPYKDGRYMNLSRVVDVRKMPDSVKTSHILIDFQGAVTNTARGPIPSSATRSKEDAKKLADSLLSVLKRNKNKFEDLAKEFSSDKSNSDNGGDLDYQNPNLFAAGYRDFIVDNRAGTIGVAETDFGYHVINIVDQKNVQDVIKVATVVKEIVPSDKTISNIYNTTQKFELAAAEGDFQTVATENGYAVRPVQRIRAMDETLPGEGAQRTVVQWAFEEDTNVGDIKRFATNDGYIVAQVTRRTPAGTERVEDVSLQVTPIIRNMKKAEIIKNKISGSTLSEIAQSQGTTVKTAGAVSMNAPTIAGAGNEPKVVGAAFGLKEGEVSSPIEGSRGVYVIEVVKVSEAPGLENYAAFAGQQAQKSRAAVSTKVLNALKEAADIEDNRATFY is encoded by the coding sequence ATGGCAATTTTAAATAAAATACGTAGCAAGAGTATCTTCTTGATCATTATTATCGCACTTGCACTGTTTGCATTTATCTTCTCATCTATCTTAGATAGTGGAGGTTTTAATGCAGATAAGCAAAACCGTGTTGCATCTATAAACGGTGTAAACCTAGATCGTGAAGATTTTGCGACAAAGGTAGAGGCACAAACGCGTAGAGCAGGAGCAAATAGTTCTACTACAAAAGCCGTAAACGCTGTATGGGAGCAGGAGGTAAACAGAGTACTTCTTGAAGAGCAGTATGAAGAGTTAGGTATACAAGTAGGTAAAGACCGCACGCAAGAGTTACTTAAGCAGGCACTTCAAAATGATGTGCGTTTTCAAGATGGAGACGGATTCTTTAGCGAGGCAAAAATGCAAGAGTTTATTGCTACTTTAAAAGATAGCCAAAACCCTGGTGATTACCAGTCGTGGTTAGTTTTTGAAGAAAGCTTAAGAAATCAAGAAAAGCAAGAGATTTACTATAACCTAGTAAGAGCTGGTGTAGGAGCCACTCTTAAGGATGGAGAGGTAGCCTATAAGCTTGATAATAATACGGTAGATATTCAGTATGTACAAATGTTGTACACATCTGTGCCAGATGAAGAGGCTCCAGTAAGTAAAGATGAGATTCAAGATTATGTAAATGAACATAAAGATGAATTTCAAACAGAGGAGACACGCTCTATACGTTTTGTAAAATTTGTAGAAGAAGCATCTCTAGAAGATGAGAATGCGCTTAAAGCAGAGCTTTCAAAATTAAGAAATGAGTATACAGCTCGTAACGGTGCAACAGGAGTAACAGAAACTTTTGCTGGATTTGATAAGACAGAAGAGATAGAAGAGTTTCTTATAGACAACTCAGATGTACCATTTGTAGATCGTTGGTTCTTTAAGAAAGATTTACCTTCTACTAATGCAGATACACTTTTTGCCTTAGGTAAAGGTGGAGTTTACGGTCCTTATAAAGACGGTAGATATATGAATCTTTCTCGTGTTGTAGACGTGAGAAAAATGCCAGACTCTGTAAAGACAAGTCATATCCTTATAGATTTTCAAGGAGCTGTTACAAATACGGCTAGAGGACCTATCCCTTCTTCTGCAACAAGATCTAAAGAAGATGCTAAGAAGCTTGCAGATAGCTTACTTTCTGTTTTAAAAAGAAACAAAAACAAGTTTGAAGATCTTGCAAAAGAGTTTTCTTCAGATAAGTCAAACAGTGACAATGGTGGAGATCTAGATTACCAAAATCCTAATCTTTTTGCAGCTGGATACAGAGACTTTATTGTAGATAATAGAGCTGGAACAATAGGAGTAGCAGAAACAGATTTTGGTTACCACGTAATTAACATCGTAGACCAAAAGAACGTACAAGATGTAATTAAGGTTGCAACTGTAGTGAAGGAAATAGTACCTTCAGATAAAACGATTTCTAATATTTACAACACAACTCAAAAGTTTGAACTTGCTGCTGCCGAAGGAGATTTTCAAACTGTAGCAACAGAAAATGGTTATGCAGTACGTCCAGTACAACGTATACGTGCTATGGATGAAACGCTACCTGGAGAAGGAGCACAGAGAACTGTTGTACAATGGGCTTTTGAAGAAGATACTAATGTAGGAGATATCAAGCGTTTTGCTACAAATGATGGATACATAGTAGCTCAGGTTACACGTAGAACGCCTGCAGGTACAGAGAGAGTAGAAGATGTGTCACTACAGGTGACGCCTATCATACGTAATATGAAGAAAGCAGAGATTATTAAAAATAAAATTTCTGGATCAACACTTTCTGAAATCGCACAATCTCAAGGAACAACTGTAAAAACAGCTGGTGCCGTATCTATGAATGCGCCTACTATCGCTGGAGCAGGAAATGAGCCTAAAGTTGTAGGAGCAGCCTTCGGTTTAAAAGAAGGAGAAGTGTCTTCACCTATAGAAGGATCAAGAGGAGTATATGTAATAGAGGTTGTAAAAGTCTCTGAAGCACCAGGCTTAGAGAACTACGCTGCTTTTGCAGGTCAGCAGGCTCAAAAATCTAGAGCAGCTGTAAGTACAAAAGTTCTTAACGCTCTTAAAGAAGCTGCAGATATTGAAGATAACAGAGCTACATTCTACTAG
- a CDS encoding hemolysin family protein → MGSFEGQIITICCSLILSAFFSGMEIAYVSANKIHIEIEKKQNDLLSIVLKKLTAKPSKFIATMLLGNNIALVVYGYFMGALLQGWLENMPFGESLTWLNTFVQEFSLLSQTIISTLVILITAEFLPKVFFQIYANKLLKFFAIPAYFFYLLFYVLSAFIIWISDLVLKYLFKTDGDEVQLAFTKVELGNYISEQMEAVNDADEVDTEIQIFQNALEFSEVKSREVMLPRTEIVAVDERTTPTAINKIFIETGLSKILVYKDTIDDIIGYVHSFELFKRPKTISSVLMPVVYVPETMLVKDVLNVLTKKRKSICVVIDEYGGTSGMMTVEDIVEELFGEIEDEHDTVALVEEQLSGSSYKLSARHEVDYLNETYKLDLPESENYETLGGLVVSHTEEIPEEGETIEIEGIIFHIIETSNTKIELLEVRISKD, encoded by the coding sequence ATGGGAAGTTTTGAAGGACAGATTATAACCATATGTTGCTCGCTCATACTCTCTGCGTTTTTTTCAGGAATGGAGATTGCTTATGTGTCGGCAAATAAGATACATATCGAAATAGAGAAGAAACAAAATGATCTTCTCTCTATTGTTCTCAAAAAACTTACTGCAAAACCTTCCAAGTTTATAGCAACAATGCTGCTGGGTAATAATATTGCCCTGGTTGTATATGGTTATTTTATGGGAGCACTCTTACAAGGGTGGCTGGAGAATATGCCTTTCGGCGAAAGTTTAACGTGGCTCAATACCTTCGTGCAAGAATTTAGCCTTCTCAGTCAGACGATTATTTCTACACTAGTGATTTTAATCACGGCCGAATTTTTGCCAAAAGTTTTCTTTCAGATTTATGCAAATAAGCTTCTTAAGTTTTTTGCAATACCTGCTTATTTCTTTTATCTCTTATTTTATGTACTAAGCGCATTTATTATTTGGATATCAGACCTCGTTCTTAAATACTTGTTTAAGACAGATGGAGATGAGGTGCAGTTAGCTTTCACGAAAGTGGAACTAGGTAATTACATTTCTGAACAAATGGAAGCCGTAAACGACGCCGACGAAGTAGATACAGAAATACAGATTTTTCAAAATGCACTAGAGTTTTCTGAGGTAAAGTCACGAGAAGTGATGTTGCCACGCACAGAGATCGTAGCCGTAGATGAGCGCACGACACCTACTGCAATAAATAAGATTTTTATAGAAACGGGACTTTCTAAAATACTCGTTTATAAAGATACAATAGATGATATAATAGGCTATGTGCACTCTTTTGAACTTTTTAAAAGGCCAAAAACGATAAGCAGTGTTTTAATGCCAGTAGTATATGTCCCGGAGACTATGCTGGTAAAAGATGTGCTTAATGTGCTCACAAAAAAACGCAAAAGTATCTGTGTAGTTATAGATGAGTATGGAGGTACTAGTGGGATGATGACGGTAGAAGATATTGTAGAAGAGCTTTTTGGAGAGATAGAAGATGAGCACGATACAGTCGCACTAGTAGAGGAGCAGTTAAGCGGTTCTAGCTACAAACTTTCTGCTAGACACGAGGTAGACTACCTTAATGAAACGTATAAACTTGATCTGCCAGAAAGTGAAAATTATGAGACCTTAGGGGGTCTCGTGGTTAGTCATACAGAAGAAATTCCAGAAGAGGGGGAGACTATAGAGATAGAAGGAATAATCTTTCACATCATAGAGACTTCAAACACAAAAATAGAACTCTTAGAAGTCCGTATATCTAAAGACTAA
- the lptC gene encoding LPS export ABC transporter periplasmic protein LptC, protein MSLLHRNILKILVTAFAVTLFLSCDSKADDIRRLSMKSDGPVTEGRGINLKYVDSGKVTAHLKTPYIKNYANASFPYEEFPDGIEVTFISEDGKENLITSNYAIRYKGTNLIDLQDNVVLFTHDSITLKAQQLYWDQSNSWIFTDQPYTLILKDGSRNDGDLFDSNEDFTNFVSLNNVAKQYVKENSEDL, encoded by the coding sequence ATGTCACTACTACATAGAAATATATTAAAAATCTTAGTCACGGCTTTTGCCGTGACTTTGTTTTTAAGTTGTGATAGTAAAGCAGACGATATACGTAGGTTAAGTATGAAGTCTGATGGTCCTGTTACAGAAGGTAGGGGTATTAATCTTAAGTATGTAGATTCTGGTAAAGTCACTGCACATTTAAAAACACCTTACATAAAAAATTATGCAAATGCCTCTTTTCCTTATGAGGAGTTTCCAGATGGAATAGAAGTCACTTTTATAAGTGAAGATGGCAAGGAGAATTTAATTACTTCAAACTATGCCATACGCTATAAGGGTACAAACCTTATAGATCTACAAGATAATGTGGTGCTATTTACGCACGACTCTATAACCTTAAAAGCACAACAGCTGTACTGGGATCAATCTAATAGTTGGATTTTTACAGACCAGCCGTACACGCTTATTCTTAAAGATGGCTCTCGTAACGACGGAGACCTATTTGACTCAAATGAAGACTTTACAAATTTTGTATCTTTAAACAACGTAGCAAAACAATACGTAAAAGAAAATTCTGAAGACTTATGA